One window of Microcoleus vaginatus PCC 9802 genomic DNA carries:
- the hpxZ gene encoding oxalurate catabolism protein HpxZ — translation MTVINDSAVVAELTELYLKYEKALCTNDIETLDNLFWDAPEVVRFGVTENLYGSDEVRAFRKGRSPVNVDREMFNLKVVTFDADTAAVTLEFRRAYDGVVRLGRQSQMWRKFPQGWKIVSAHVSFLPL, via the coding sequence ATGACTGTTATCAATGATTCGGCTGTGGTGGCTGAGTTAACTGAACTATATTTAAAATACGAAAAAGCTCTTTGTACGAACGATATTGAAACTCTCGATAACTTGTTCTGGGATGCGCCGGAAGTCGTGCGGTTTGGGGTGACGGAGAACCTGTACGGGAGCGATGAGGTGAGGGCTTTTCGCAAAGGGCGATCGCCTGTAAATGTCGATCGAGAAATGTTCAATCTCAAAGTCGTGACTTTCGATGCAGACACGGCGGCTGTGACGCTGGAATTTCGCCGTGCTTACGATGGAGTGGTGCGGCTGGGGCGGCAGAGTCAGATGTGGCGCAAGTTTCCTCAAGGCTGGAAGATTGTTTCCGCTCACGTTTCTTTTTTGCCGCTGTAG
- a CDS encoding acetyltransferase has protein sequence MLLQEKESGDLIEILDVEALLSPAKNEVPGKNQAGQEEQETATFPKSNLVFPSGEALPRCWTEENYQTH, from the coding sequence ATGCTTTTACAAGAAAAAGAATCAGGCGACTTGATAGAAATCCTTGATGTAGAGGCTTTACTCAGCCCTGCAAAAAATGAAGTGCCGGGAAAAAATCAAGCTGGTCAAGAAGAGCAAGAGACAGCAACTTTTCCCAAGAGTAATTTAGTGTTTCCTTCCGGTGAAGCTCTACCGCGCTGTTGGACTGAGGAAAATTATCAAACTCATTGA
- a CDS encoding manganese catalase family protein — protein sequence MFYHKKPLQYYKRPEKPDAVYAKQIQELIGGTFGEMTVMMQYLFQGWNCRGPAKYRDMLLDVGTEEIGHIEMLATMIAHLLDKAPVSMQEEGFKDAVVGAVMGGSSPRDTIIGSMNPQHAIVSGLGALPSDSVGYPWNGRYIVASGNLLADFRSNLHAESQGRLQAVRLYEMSDDAGVKDTLSFMIARDTMHQNLWLAAIEDLESSGMETTPVPSSFPQELEKSEFAYQFWNHSEGTESSEGRWAKGKSMDGKGEFEYVANPQPLGPEPVPPPPEPKLHGTGMK from the coding sequence ATGTTTTACCATAAGAAGCCACTACAGTATTACAAAAGACCAGAAAAGCCAGATGCCGTTTACGCCAAGCAAATACAAGAACTAATTGGCGGTACATTTGGCGAAATGACCGTGATGATGCAGTACCTATTTCAAGGTTGGAACTGCCGAGGTCCAGCGAAATATCGAGATATGTTGCTTGATGTCGGTACAGAAGAAATCGGGCATATCGAGATGTTAGCAACTATGATTGCTCACTTGTTAGATAAAGCTCCTGTATCTATGCAAGAAGAAGGTTTCAAAGATGCTGTGGTGGGTGCTGTGATGGGTGGAAGCAGCCCGCGAGATACGATCATCGGCAGCATGAATCCGCAGCACGCAATTGTATCGGGTTTGGGCGCACTTCCTAGCGACAGCGTAGGGTATCCCTGGAACGGCCGTTATATCGTTGCTAGCGGCAATCTTTTAGCAGATTTTCGCTCGAATTTGCACGCCGAATCGCAAGGAAGATTGCAGGCTGTGCGGCTGTATGAAATGTCAGACGATGCGGGCGTGAAAGACACCCTGAGTTTTATGATCGCCCGCGACACGATGCACCAAAATTTGTGGCTGGCGGCGATCGAAGATTTAGAAAGTTCGGGAATGGAAACAACCCCCGTTCCGAGTTCCTTCCCGCAAGAGTTGGAAAAGTCAGAATTTGCTTATCAGTTTTGGAATCATTCTGAAGGTACCGAAAGTAGCGAGGGACGTTGGGCGAAAGGCAAATCAATGGACGGCAAAGGCGAGTTTGAATATGTAGCCAATCCCCAACCGTTAGGGCCAGAACCAGTACCGCCGCCGCCCGAACCAAAATTGCACGGCACCGGCATGAAATAG
- a CDS encoding HAD family hydrolase: MQLQAVILDIDGTLTLSNDAHAQAWVEAFAAYGYDVPFEKVRPLIGMGGDKVIPKMVSELSDEEGDGKKIAQRRKELIINRFSPELSPTPGSRDLLLKMQKEGLRLIIATSATTEELSGLLKAAQVDDLLDQGQAATSSDAEASKPEPDIVEAALSKLKLEASQVVMLADTPYDIEAAGKCGVPVIAFRCGDFDDASLANAAEIYDHPADLLAHYDDSLLGKKELVAR; the protein is encoded by the coding sequence ATGCAATTGCAAGCAGTAATTCTCGATATTGACGGTACTCTGACGCTCAGCAATGACGCCCACGCTCAAGCTTGGGTAGAGGCATTTGCCGCTTACGGCTACGACGTGCCGTTTGAGAAAGTGCGCCCGCTAATTGGTATGGGAGGCGACAAAGTTATACCGAAAATGGTATCAGAACTTTCCGACGAAGAAGGCGACGGCAAAAAGATTGCACAGCGGCGTAAAGAACTGATTATTAACCGCTTTTCTCCTGAGCTTTCTCCAACCCCCGGTTCGCGGGATTTGCTGTTAAAAATGCAGAAAGAAGGATTGCGGCTAATTATTGCTACTTCAGCTACCACCGAAGAACTTTCCGGTTTGCTGAAAGCTGCACAAGTTGACGATTTATTGGATCAAGGGCAAGCGGCGACATCGAGTGATGCAGAAGCTTCTAAACCGGAACCGGATATTGTGGAAGCTGCTTTGAGCAAATTGAAGCTGGAAGCGAGCCAGGTTGTGATGTTAGCTGATACTCCTTACGATATCGAAGCGGCGGGCAAGTGCGGGGTGCCAGTAATTGCTTTTCGGTGCGGAGATTTCGATGATGCTTCCCTGGCAAATGCTGCGGAAATTTACGATCACCCTGCAGATTTGTTGGCGCATTATGACGATTCTCTTTTAGGGAAAAAGGAATTGGTAGCGCGTTGA
- a CDS encoding DNA ligase translates to MMLKIVKYPRTYHIEGSRFQPGDEDLDSVPFSALNDRPTVIEEKVDGANTGICFAPDGQMLLQSRGHYLTGGPREKHFNLFKQWAFSLSGALGEVLGNRYILYGEWLYAKHTVFYDFLPHYFMEYDVLDLETNHFLSTESRRKLLNGLPLVSVPVVFSGVLKSPKQMMQFMEKSNFIQPGHLERLRLYCGELGLDEERCLKETDKSEIMEGLYIKVEEYGIVKARYKYVRASFLTAIKNAEGHWLNRPIIPNILRPGTDLFKFN, encoded by the coding sequence CTGATGCTCAAAATTGTTAAATATCCTAGAACTTATCACATCGAAGGTTCGCGTTTCCAACCGGGTGATGAAGACCTCGACAGCGTGCCATTTAGCGCCCTGAACGATCGCCCGACAGTGATTGAAGAAAAGGTAGACGGCGCTAATACAGGCATCTGCTTTGCACCAGATGGACAAATGCTGCTGCAAAGTCGCGGCCACTATCTCACCGGTGGGCCCAGAGAAAAACATTTTAACTTATTCAAACAGTGGGCTTTCAGTCTCAGCGGAGCCCTGGGAGAAGTGCTGGGAAATCGCTACATTCTTTACGGCGAATGGCTTTATGCCAAACACACTGTTTTTTATGATTTTTTGCCGCACTATTTTATGGAATACGACGTGCTGGACTTAGAAACAAATCACTTTTTGAGTACAGAATCCCGCCGCAAGTTGTTAAATGGACTGCCGTTAGTGTCCGTTCCCGTGGTGTTTTCTGGAGTTTTAAAATCTCCCAAGCAAATGATGCAGTTTATGGAAAAGTCTAATTTTATTCAACCCGGACATTTGGAACGCTTGCGTTTGTACTGCGGGGAATTGGGGTTAGATGAAGAACGGTGTTTGAAAGAGACTGACAAGAGCGAGATTATGGAAGGTTTGTACATTAAAGTCGAAGAATATGGCATAGTAAAAGCGCGTTATAAATACGTGCGTGCCAGTTTTTTGACAGCTATTAAGAATGCCGAAGGACATTGGCTAAATCGCCCAATCATACCCAATATTCTGCGTCCGGGTACCGATTTATTTAAATTTAATTAA
- a CDS encoding peptidylprolyl isomerase, whose product MTRAIMETDKGTINLELFDADAPNTVKNFVDLAEKGFYDGLAFHRVIPNFMIQGGCPKGNGTGGPGYKIKCEINSKKHLAGTLSMAHAGRDTGGSQFFICHSPQSHLDGVHTTFGQTEDMSVVNAIRQGDKIISLKIEH is encoded by the coding sequence ATGACCCGCGCTATTATGGAAACCGACAAAGGCACAATCAATTTGGAATTGTTCGATGCGGATGCGCCTAACACAGTGAAGAATTTTGTTGACTTGGCGGAAAAAGGTTTTTACGATGGATTGGCCTTTCACCGAGTCATTCCTAACTTTATGATTCAAGGTGGCTGTCCCAAAGGCAATGGAACGGGCGGGCCGGGCTACAAAATCAAGTGCGAAATCAACTCCAAAAAACATTTGGCAGGCACTTTATCGATGGCTCACGCAGGCCGGGATACGGGTGGCAGCCAATTCTTTATTTGCCATTCTCCCCAGTCTCATTTAGATGGAGTTCACACAACTTTTGGCCAAACTGAGGATATGTCTGTCGTCAATGCTATCCGCCAAGGTGACAAGATTATCTCGCTGAAAATTGAGCATTAA
- a CDS encoding RNA methyltransferase: MNQYFATVARGLETIAAQELERLGAQDVKPDFTGVYFAGDRALLYRVNLWSRTIFRVLMPIAEFRCYNSDMLYREVQKIPWDEYLDPENTLAVNCTGGNENLNHTHFTALQVKNAIADQQRLQFNKRSNVDVEHPDLLINIHIHQDRAILSLDSSGGSLHRRGYRPAMGLAPLKETLAAALLEMAEWTPDLPFLDPMCGSGTLPLEATLKALNIAPGLFRENFGFMTWRDFDEPLWDKLWAEAENSELPELKEVIAGCDRDSDMLTQARTNAQQAGISGKIQFAQTELSQLEAPADRGVLICNPPYGERLGDASELGDLYKMLGDIFKHRFKGWNAFILTGNKELGKKVGLRTSRRIPVFNGSIPCTLLKYELY; this comes from the coding sequence ATGAATCAATATTTTGCTACAGTTGCGCGCGGTTTAGAAACTATTGCCGCCCAAGAATTAGAACGTTTAGGGGCCCAGGATGTCAAGCCTGATTTTACAGGGGTTTACTTTGCGGGCGATCGTGCTTTATTGTACCGCGTCAATCTGTGGTCGAGAACAATTTTTCGAGTGCTAATGCCGATCGCCGAATTCCGGTGTTACAACTCGGATATGCTCTACCGCGAAGTGCAAAAAATCCCTTGGGACGAATACTTAGATCCCGAAAATACTTTAGCAGTAAACTGCACCGGTGGCAACGAAAATTTGAACCACACTCACTTTACAGCTTTGCAGGTCAAAAATGCGATCGCCGACCAACAGCGCCTTCAATTTAACAAGCGTTCTAATGTCGATGTAGAGCATCCCGATTTGCTAATTAACATTCACATTCATCAAGATAGAGCTATTTTAAGTTTAGACAGTTCTGGCGGTAGTTTGCACCGCCGGGGATATCGACCGGCGATGGGACTTGCTCCCCTCAAAGAAACCCTAGCTGCGGCTTTGTTGGAAATGGCAGAATGGACGCCAGATTTGCCGTTTTTAGACCCGATGTGCGGTTCTGGAACTTTGCCTTTGGAAGCGACTTTAAAGGCCTTGAATATTGCACCGGGATTGTTTCGAGAAAATTTTGGATTTATGACTTGGCGGGATTTTGACGAACCTTTGTGGGATAAATTGTGGGCCGAAGCTGAAAATAGTGAGTTACCGGAGCTTAAAGAGGTGATTGCAGGGTGCGATCGCGATTCCGATATGTTAACTCAAGCTCGCACGAACGCGCAGCAAGCTGGTATTTCCGGTAAGATTCAGTTTGCTCAAACCGAATTATCTCAGTTGGAAGCCCCCGCAGACAGAGGCGTTTTGATTTGCAATCCTCCCTACGGAGAGCGCCTGGGAGATGCTAGCGAATTGGGAGATTTATACAAGATGTTGGGGGATATTTTTAAGCATCGTTTTAAAGGTTGGAATGCGTTTATTTTGACAGGAAATAAGGAGTTGGGTAAAAAGGTTGGACTCAGGACATCGCGACGAATTCCGGTTTTTAATGGATCGATTCCGTGTACTTTGCTCAAGTATGAACTGTATTAG
- a CDS encoding prohibitin family protein, with amino-acid sequence MKNQSFQSISSAIAGILLVGALLLGLNSFVVINPGEAGVVSVLGKATDGALLEGFHLRPPLISKVDVYDVTVQKFEVPAQSATKDLQDLNASFAINFRLDPEKIVEIRRTQGTLENIVSKIIGPQTQEAFKTAAALRTAEQSITQRSELKRDFDTALKERLSKYDVIVLDTSVVNIRFSTDFAKAVEEKQVAEQRAQRAVYVAQEAEQQAQADINRAQGRAEAQRLLAETLKAQGGDLVLQKEAIEAWRSGGAQMPKVLVMGSGSSRVPFIFNMSDIQEEPEHPQVTNN; translated from the coding sequence TTGAAAAATCAAAGTTTCCAGAGCATATCATCAGCAATCGCTGGGATTCTATTAGTAGGCGCGCTACTCCTCGGATTAAACTCTTTTGTCGTCATCAATCCAGGCGAAGCAGGTGTTGTCAGCGTTTTAGGAAAAGCCACAGATGGAGCATTGTTAGAGGGGTTTCACCTCAGACCCCCGCTAATATCCAAGGTAGATGTGTACGATGTAACCGTGCAAAAATTTGAAGTTCCCGCCCAAAGTGCTACTAAAGACCTTCAGGATTTAAATGCCAGTTTTGCGATCAACTTTCGCCTCGATCCTGAGAAAATAGTGGAGATCAGAAGGACTCAAGGAACTTTGGAGAATATAGTCTCAAAAATTATTGGTCCTCAGACGCAAGAAGCATTTAAAACAGCGGCTGCACTGAGAACCGCCGAACAATCTATTACTCAAAGAAGTGAACTGAAGCGAGACTTTGATACTGCGCTGAAGGAGAGGCTATCAAAGTATGATGTAATCGTGCTCGATACGAGCGTGGTTAACATTCGATTCTCCACAGATTTTGCGAAAGCGGTTGAGGAGAAACAGGTTGCTGAACAGCGGGCGCAAAGAGCTGTTTATGTGGCTCAGGAAGCAGAACAACAGGCTCAAGCTGATATTAACCGCGCTCAAGGTAGGGCTGAAGCTCAAAGGCTGTTGGCGGAAACTTTGAAGGCTCAGGGCGGCGATTTAGTTTTGCAAAAAGAGGCGATCGAAGCTTGGAGAAGTGGCGGCGCTCAGATGCCAAAAGTGCTGGTGATGGGCAGCGGTTCGAGTCGGGTTCCTTTCATTTTTAATATGAGCGATATTCAGGAAGAACCCGAGCACCCGCAAGTGACCAACAATTAA
- a CDS encoding HD domain-containing protein — protein sequence MNTLLSPLPTWTFPFCPEPPDWFLDWDSIQNHFDWIQNLKGCQQDPIYHAEGDVLIHTRRVCEALISSPNWRQLHEEERSILFAAALLHDVAKPAFTKIEADGRISSKGHARQGARMVRQILSQFEPPVQFEIRETVVAIVKFGSLPIWLIDKPNPQQSVIKVSQVVRCDFLALLAEADVRGRQCSDRQELLDKIELFREFCQENNCLDSPRLFPSAHSRFIYFRKENGNPDYEAFDDTRCEVILMSGLPASGKDYWIQKNLPHLPVISLDALRKEMNVPPDETPGNVVTAAKKRAREYMNEGRSFVWNATNTTKQMRQQLIDFFAAYQARVRIVYLEGSLEEILQRNRSRTVTVPQAVIRKLAARLDIPDITEAHQVEWIVSDRA from the coding sequence ATGAATACACTGTTATCGCCCTTGCCAACTTGGACTTTTCCCTTTTGTCCCGAACCGCCCGATTGGTTTCTGGATTGGGACAGCATTCAAAATCATTTCGATTGGATTCAAAACTTAAAAGGATGTCAGCAAGACCCGATTTATCACGCCGAAGGAGACGTTTTAATTCACACCAGAAGGGTCTGCGAAGCCTTAATATCTTCCCCAAATTGGCGGCAACTTCACGAAGAAGAACGATCGATACTTTTTGCGGCCGCTTTGCTGCACGATGTCGCCAAACCAGCCTTTACAAAAATAGAAGCAGACGGGAGAATTAGCTCAAAAGGTCACGCCCGCCAAGGTGCGAGAATGGTCAGACAAATTTTATCTCAATTCGAGCCGCCCGTGCAGTTTGAGATTCGCGAAACAGTTGTGGCGATCGTCAAATTCGGCAGTTTACCCATCTGGCTAATCGACAAACCCAACCCGCAGCAGTCTGTAATTAAAGTTAGTCAAGTTGTCCGCTGCGATTTTCTCGCACTTTTAGCCGAAGCAGACGTGCGCGGCCGACAGTGTAGCGACAGACAAGAATTGCTCGATAAAATAGAACTATTTCGCGAGTTTTGTCAAGAAAATAATTGTTTGGATTCTCCCCGACTGTTTCCATCAGCACACAGCCGATTTATCTACTTCCGCAAAGAGAACGGAAATCCCGATTACGAAGCATTTGACGATACTCGATGCGAAGTAATCTTGATGTCTGGCTTGCCGGCAAGCGGTAAAGATTATTGGATTCAGAAAAATCTCCCACATTTGCCAGTAATCTCGCTGGATGCACTGCGAAAAGAGATGAATGTCCCTCCAGACGAAACCCCGGGAAATGTGGTGACAGCAGCCAAAAAAAGAGCGCGCGAATACATGAATGAGGGGCGTTCTTTTGTGTGGAACGCCACGAATACAACTAAACAAATGCGGCAGCAATTAATTGATTTTTTTGCTGCTTATCAAGCGCGAGTTCGCATTGTTTATCTAGAAGGGTCTCTAGAAGAAATATTGCAGCGGAATCGATCGCGCACAGTAACAGTACCGCAAGCAGTCATTCGCAAGTTAGCTGCGCGACTGGATATTCCAGATATCACAGAAGCACATCAAGTCGAGTGGATTGTGAGCGATCGCGCTTAA
- a CDS encoding TldD/PmbA family protein encodes MIVTTSPALLSEDQALSVVEKAVKLSKAEEVFVSLSTGEESLSRFSENQISQNISKTVFSLSITSYFGNKSASAAVTEFDEDAIASAVKRSEELARIAPADPEWMPLLPPQTYDLRSPAFDAATATVSPLARAELVQQACARSSQGGAHGSGTLSTEASLYAIASSTGLHACNQSTKADFSFTARVEDGSSWAQSTAWSINELPIAELAEQVLDRAIASRNPRPITPGVYPVILEGAAFAGLLPWVIWGLDARAADEGRSFMSIADAEGKPAGNRAGEQLFSPLVQVQRDPAHPLLRSNTFFGDGLSNNYLEIIKDGVPQSLSYSRYWAAQKGKEAKGAYYPIVMTGSDQSLADLIAQTERGIFVSRAWYVRYVNPKTLEVTGMTRDGTFWIEDGKIAYPIKNLRFNQVLPDMLRDVDAVSAVKRYGGSVVPGVRVKAFNFTSITDSL; translated from the coding sequence ATGATTGTAACAACATCGCCCGCACTTTTAAGTGAAGACCAAGCCTTATCTGTAGTAGAAAAAGCAGTCAAACTATCCAAAGCAGAGGAAGTGTTTGTCAGTCTCTCTACTGGCGAGGAATCTCTTTCCCGCTTCTCGGAAAATCAAATCAGCCAAAATATTAGCAAAACTGTATTTAGCCTGAGCATTACTAGCTATTTTGGCAACAAAAGCGCCTCTGCTGCTGTTACAGAATTTGATGAAGATGCGATCGCCTCCGCAGTCAAGCGATCGGAAGAATTGGCCAGAATTGCGCCGGCAGACCCCGAATGGATGCCGCTGCTGCCGCCTCAAACCTACGATTTGCGATCGCCCGCCTTCGACGCAGCAACCGCAACTGTATCGCCTCTAGCGCGGGCCGAATTGGTGCAGCAAGCTTGCGCGAGATCCTCCCAGGGGGGCGCTCATGGTTCGGGCACTTTGAGCACTGAGGCGTCGCTGTACGCGATCGCCTCGTCAACCGGACTCCACGCCTGCAACCAGTCTACAAAGGCGGATTTCAGCTTTACTGCTCGCGTTGAAGACGGTTCTAGTTGGGCTCAGAGCACTGCTTGGAGTATCAACGAATTGCCGATCGCCGAATTAGCAGAACAAGTGCTCGATCGGGCGATCGCATCCCGCAACCCGCGCCCCATCACTCCGGGCGTTTATCCGGTAATCCTTGAGGGCGCTGCTTTTGCAGGCTTGCTACCGTGGGTGATTTGGGGGCTGGATGCGAGGGCGGCGGATGAGGGGCGATCGTTTATGTCGATCGCCGATGCAGAGGGAAAACCAGCGGGAAACCGCGCGGGGGAACAACTTTTCAGCCCGTTAGTGCAAGTGCAGCGCGATCCGGCTCATCCTTTGTTGCGATCGAATACTTTTTTCGGCGACGGATTGAGCAATAACTATTTGGAAATCATCAAAGATGGCGTCCCTCAAAGTTTGTCTTATTCCCGCTACTGGGCCGCACAAAAAGGCAAAGAGGCAAAAGGTGCTTATTACCCGATCGTAATGACAGGTTCCGACCAAAGTTTAGCAGATTTAATTGCTCAAACCGAGCGCGGAATTTTCGTCAGTCGAGCTTGGTACGTGCGCTACGTTAATCCGAAAACATTGGAAGTAACGGGAATGACTCGCGACGGTACTTTTTGGATTGAGGATGGCAAAATTGCTTACCCGATTAAAAACCTGCGTTTCAATCAAGTTTTACCTGATATGTTGCGCGATGTGGATGCAGTTAGTGCGGTGAAGCGTTATGGCGGTAGTGTCGTGCCCGGAGTGCGCGTGAAAGCTTTTAATTTCACCAGTATTACTGACAGTTTGTGA